In the Microcebus murinus isolate Inina chromosome 14, M.murinus_Inina_mat1.0, whole genome shotgun sequence genome, one interval contains:
- the LOC105871392 gene encoding large ribosomal subunit protein uL15-like, producing the protein MPSRLRKTRKLRGHVSHGHGRIGKRRKHPGGRGNAGGMRRHRINFDKYHPGYFGKFGMRHYHLKRNQSLCPTVNLDKLWTLVSEQTRVNAAKNKTGAAAIIDVVRSGYYKVLGKGKLPTQPVIVKAKFFSRRAEEKIKGVGGACVLVA; encoded by the coding sequence ATGCCATCCAGACTGAGGAAGACCCGGAAGCTTCGGGGCCACGTGAGCCACGGCCACGGCCGCATCGGCAAGCGCCGGAAGCACCCAGGAGGCCGAGGAAATGCTGGTGGCATGCGTCGCCACAGGATTAACTTTGACAAATATCACCCAGGTTACTTTGGGAAATTTGGTATGAGGCATTACCACTTAAAGAGGAACCAGAGTTTGTGCCCAACTGTCAACCTTGATAAATTGTGGACATTGGTCAGTGAGCAGACACGGGTAAATGCTGCCAAAAACAAGACTGGAGCTGCTGCCATTATCGATGTGGTGCGATCGGGCTACTACAAAGTTCTGGGGAAGGGAAAGCTCCCAACGCAGCCAGTCATCGTGAAGGCCAAGTTTTTCAGCAGAAGAGCTGAGGAGAAGATTAAGGGTGTTGGGGGAGCTTGTGTCTTGGTGGCTTGA